The stretch of DNA CGCCCTTTCGAGCGTGCATAGAAGCAGAGTTTTTCTGAATATACTCCCAGCGTAGCCACATTGAAAGTCCTTGTGAGAGCTGAATATGAACCCATTTCTAAATTCTAACGCTACCACGGTACCACCAAACCATGGCAAGGGAATCTAGGCGTGCGAGATGGTGCTCTTAGGGTATTTGAGACATAATGGAAGGGCAATAGATAGAAGGGCATTAAGGGAATAGACAATCAAGCACGGTGTAGTCACATCCATGACACATCACTTGAGACAATAATGGAAGGGCATTAAGGGGAATGGAAGGGAATTAAGGGGAGGCTAATTCGGGGGCCTCTATTTCTAGCATATGTGATTGGAATTCATCGCAGACGCAGGCGCTCGTCCTTCGACCGTCCTCCGCCCCGGCCGGTGGCTCTCACCGCCACACCGTCCGCCCAGCACCCACAGCCTTGGACCtcgctgacccagaccttctcCTCACCCCCATCACCGGCCACCGCCCACCAGGGATCCAACCCTACCCGACCGGCGACGCTCCCTCGTCATGTCACCTCCACCACTGGCcgaaccgccaccaccaccaagccgccgccaccgcgaCCTTCTCCTCTAGAGATGCCAGCCATTGGAAGCTCCTGCAACCCGAACCCCTAACCCCGCCACATCAACCACCCCcgaccgccggcgacctcaccggcgGCCGCTCCCCCCACCCTCACCCCTCGCCAGCGGCCGCTCCACCCCTTCCCCAGCGAGCTTAAGGAGGAAGACGAGCAGTGCTCATGGGCCCACCTGCAGCGACGGGGCATCCCCTTCTGCGATAGATCGGCGGCCAGCAGCATTGTCCAATGAATAGATTTGCCTGGCTAATTCGCCGAACAAATGGTGTTCTTAGTTCGATATATGCTCATTGAAGGCAAAAACATCATGTCAACAAGTTTCTATGCATCGAAAGTATTCCCTCTATCCTGAATTATCAGTCGTTGTGGCTTTTCTATGTGTATAGTTTttattatgcatctagatatatgaTATGTCCAGATGCTAGTAAAATTTATGTATCTAAAAATATTAAAACAACTAATAATTTAGGATGGAGAGAGCAGTAGGAACAAGAGCATAAGCAGGGCCGGTCACCGGTGTTTCCATCGGTACCGAGAAGACGGCGCGTGGattgcgccgccgcgccgacgaTTCTCCTGCACACGAGACGACGGCGACCGGCCTCGCCCTGCGGCGCGCTTGCCTCTCCCCGCCGCTATCCGATTCCTTCGGTCGGCGACAGGGTCTGCTTCCTGCTCCGACTCGTCAACACGATCGACCGGTCGTTGTCGCGGCGGTCGAAAGTGAAACGGTGGAGGGAAGTAGCAATACACCACGTAAGAACGGACCACCTCGGCATCGCCGGGCGTTCCTAGATGCCATGTCTGCGGCTTCCACCGCCTGGCCGTCACGTACCTCTCCTTCCAGCTCGTCTCCGGCGAGCGGGAGCAgtcggcggcggggaggagccagGACGCGGCGCGCAGCGCGAGCGCGTCGTACCGGGGCTTCCAGAGCTGGCGGTCGCGCTCCGCGACGAGGCACCTCAGCCCGGTGCAGACGCGCTCGACGCTCGCGAGGTCCGCGCCGCTCGCGAGCCGCGACAGGACCGCCGCCTTGGCGTCGCCGGGGAGCGACATGAAGCTGGGCTCCAGAGCGACGCCGTTCCTGCGGCACATGTCGACGAGGGCGCCGCGGCATAGGTCTTCGGAGATCCCGCGCCAGAGCCCCGCCAGCCTCGCGTCCCTCCTCAGCGCGCGCGCCGTGCCGTCCAGGCCGCCCGTCAggagcgccgcggcggcgagcgcgtcgACGAGCACGCAGCGCTCGACCGGCCACGGGTCCCACTTTACGTAGAGGATGAGGTGCTTCCTCCCGTGCGCCAGCATCCTCAGCAAGGCAGCGGCCTCCGAGCCCTGCCGGTGGAGCAGCTGCGGCGCGCCGTACCGGAGCGAGAGAGCCGACGCTGTCCTGCCCGCCTGCTTCGGAACCGTACTACCAGGCCTTCGGGACCGGGAGCCGTGGGCGCCCAAGGGCACGAAGCCGGCGTCGAGGAACGCGGCGTGGACGATGACAATGAGGCGGCCAAGGAGGCGCTCGGCGTCCCACCGGCGACCGTCGATCGACCTGTGGAGGGGAGAGACCATCACCATGGCGACCGGCGACGATGCCGATGACTTCGTCAGAACGCGCGGTGGTGAGAAAACAGCAAGCTCGAACGAGTGTACTAGTAGAAGAAATTTCACGGCCACTTCCTTGCATTGTTCCGTGCCACTAAATTATGATATGCTGCAACAAGAAAGATTTCATAGGACACTTGCCTATACAAATAATTCAAACTGTTTCCCATTGCTCAGCCGACTTAAATTTCATCGATAAGCTTTATTTCAAATGCCACCGTCAAACTCTTTGGCCTCAGAGCTCACCATGGCCTCAGGCCGGTTCGACTGTGTTCGCGAACGTGACTGTGGTCGTGGCAGGAGCTCCATCAGGATCTGGTGGCAGAGAAATGCAGCAAAAATAGTTGTTAGATTTGGCATCTCTGGCAGCAACGTGATTTCCTGATTACTCTAGAAATTACTATGTTGCCTATCATGGATTTTCAGTTTCCTGTTATTGCATTTTCATCGAGCTTTTGGTGCATTCGTAGGCATGTTTTTGAAGAGTGAATGCTACCTGCCTAGTATAGATTAAGAGGAGTTTCACAAACTGTTGTTAGAAACCTTAGGCGAAAGTTCATCAGTTTTTTCTCATGTAAAGAGTACTGCTGCCCAGTGTTTTGAATAATTGTATCAATGATTGGTTGGAGCATTTGTGTGTTCTTCCTCAGTATTTGTGAATGGATGAATATATGGGATCTCTACCATTCGTCTATGCAGGCGCGCCATGCTTATATACTAGAACATGTGGCGCGCAACCGCCTTATCATACAAATAATCTACAGAAATGAACCTGCATTTTTAGTAAAGACATAGCCAAAAAAATACAACTATGTAACTTTAAATCTAAAAATAGGCAGAGAAGATGATGCAGCTACAATCTATTCCATTTCCAGCACGCATAGGAAATCATGTATAAAGAGTACATTCCACTGCTATGATGCATCCGCCAACACTCCAATTGTTGTTCATTTATTTACAAATAAATATTTGCTATTCATCAAAATTAACACCCCACCTATTTTCCATCACAAATCTATATTAATCCGTAAATACGAAAACGGGCGGGACAATATAGAAATACGGCAAAAGAACCTCTAGCCTAGTGGTCAAAACACCTGAGTAGCATGAAGCAGGTCCGAGTTCAACTCCCCGTGGAAGCGAATATAGAAAAAAGCGAATCAAAAAATATAGATATACAAGTGGAACGGCATCTTTTTCGGTCTGTTTTCATCCGCATCCTAACACCAATCAAACATACGCAAGTTGCATATAAAAAAATATAGTGGTTAACTTGGTGGTTAATATTTGATTTACGTAAGATTTGCGTACTATATACTAATTTCTCCATCACTATACAATTCTTAAATCAAGGTATGTTGACGTTAGCCAATCCTTCACTTAAATACATATGCATGAGTACACAGATTTTAAAAATATAAGAGATGTACCGGTAGCACTGGCACTGAAAGTGCCCACCAAGCTTGTCTCTAATTTCAGCTATGTTTATGTCCTTTGAAAAGATTTGTTAATGGAAACAGAAACATAACATCACGAATCTAAACTTCTTCCACAAACACTACTAACTCACATATGTGAACGTTAATTTTaacaaaaataaataaagaaaatGGTACGAAATTTCTTGAGCAATACAAATTTATCTTGCTAGTGATTTAAAACCATATAAAAATTTACTTATGAATCTTAGTGATATTGTGTACTACTGGAGGCCAAAAGTCTAAAAATCGAACAAACAAGTTCGTACCTATTTAATAATACCGAACCATATATCATCTATAATTGCTATAACAATCATATTTGAAAGTAGTAATAAGCATGTGTGTTAGTAATAGTAACATACTAGATGATGCATCTCATCTTTACCCTTAAGAACATGGTGTCTGTTGTAGACTACAAAAGTGACGCTTCTTTTTAATATTTAAAATGACGCCGTTCTATATATATTTTGGACGTAGTTTCTGCAGCAGCATGGCCAAGCAGGCAGGAGAGACAGCGAGATTCACAGAGAGAGCAGGGACGAGGTGGGCTAGTGTGGGGGCCACCACGTGGTGTGCCTGAGCTCGTGACCTCCGGACTCACGAGCAAAGCCGGAGGCCAGGGCCAGGAGCTTCTGCCACGCGTCAGCACACGAAGGCACGGTGAATCCGGAAACGCGGAGGGAGCGGTATACGGCAGCAGGTTTTAATTAACCCGATGGCTCAACTTTTTCACATTGTCCTGCACTTGTCCTACTATCTTCTCAAATTCAGTTCTATGAAGCAGAACCTACTCATGTTGAGTTCAATTCTTTTCCTCTCATAGTTTACATATACTTGACAGTGACTTTAAGATTACTCTTTTATGTTACCAAGATTGTTTGGCAGATTGTAACAAAATCTGTGTCATCCGTTCCTCTTGGGTAGGCttacctttttttttttcttttgaagcGGACGACATTACTGCCTGTCATTGTATCGATAGAGAAGAGAGTTTCAAAACTGTACAGAGAGAAAAGGCCAAAAACTCCAGGCAAGGAGCAGAAATAGAGGAAAAAAATTAAACTCAGGCTAAAGCTCCAGGGATGATTTTCTTAAACGGCCGTTTGGATCCTCTTATTTTAAAGGAATTGAAATCTACTTAATAAACTAGACTATTTGGTTTAGAATTTGACATCCCACTATTTTTCAACTACTTTCCAAAATTTAGATATAAACCTATTCTAAATTTATAGGATGGAAGATGGAACTTGATTCTATACAAAACCAAACCAAGCTATAATTCTATTATGTAACTTATAACACGATCTTTGACTCACTCGTCTATAGTACAAATATAGCACATACGTATCTTCCTCATAGCTAATAATCATATAGAAATATATTCCGTATATATTTATATTAGCTTAATAGATTTGTatctaaattataattattagagtGGAATTCAATTCCACAGTTCCAAACAGGGCCTAAGCCGTTTGGCTCCTGCAGCACACCATGTGAGTGCCTTCTCGTTTATCTTTGCGATGAGCCCTTCTGTTGAAGTGATTTTTTTCCTAAAAATCCGCATTGACGTTCCATTACTCCCAAGCGACAAGAAGCAACAGCGAGCGGACTGCCCGAATTGGTAGGCCGGCGGTCTTGCAGTAGCAAAAACTACTGATATGTCCTCCTAAAACTTGGTTCAACCATTGCCAATTCTTTCTAACTTCTAAATAAGCTACAAATCTTGGTTAATATGTACTCTAAGATATCCTTCTTGCTTGAAAATTCTTCCAAGTGTATGGAAATCTGGCGTTAAAACGTTAGCAGGCCTACAAAGATAACAGTTATACTGGTACCTTTCATACAGTAGTTGAAATTAAAGTAATTTTAGCACCTGTCAGAGTAGAAACCACCCACACTTGATCATGAATACAAGCAGACCATATTGTTACTGAATGACAAACATTCAGAAGTAAGATATATGTTCTATGGTCTTCAGGAGACCAGAATTGATGATGTTGGTCATTGGCACAATAGTTCTAGGCTGCTCTTTTCATACTTAGTGCTCATTTACTGAATGTAGATCTTTTGTCAATCGTAGTAGAAAATTCAGATCAAGCATAAAAAAGGCTTAGAGCTGAAGAGGAGAAAAAAACCATCAAATTGAAATATTAATATACTTGCCAAATCCTGATTCAAATACATTACTACCTCTGTTCTTAAATATATGATATTGTTAACTTTTTTCTCCAACTTTGTCCAATAATGCTTATTTAATGAGTTAGTTAAATAAAGTAAAATGAGTAGCACTACGTCTATTATCAAAAGTATTTCAGATTTAACTTGTAGATTTATCTATTTGCATAAATATTTATAGAAAAGACGAATAGTCAAACAAGAGACAAAATCAATGATGTCATATATTTAAGAACGGAGGTAGCACTTGTTTAGTTTGGGTGGCCTGTAATCGGATGGATGCCGCAGGATATAATAATAGCCTTGTACAGAGGTAAGCTACTGCATACTTCAAACTCACATGATAGGATTGTCTATGATTTATGATCAAAACTGATGTAATTAAAATGAAATTCACATGAAGGATATTTCTTTCTAAGAAGAGCACACCGGAGATGAAAGTAATGTTTATAAACTATTATGGCTTGCTACACATTAGATGTTTTTGTACTTTATTAACAGGCTCTTATACTTCTGTTTTTGTATGTTTTGCTCAATTCAACTAGAACTAGCTAGGTATCTAAGGATCTTGTTCCGTTGCTTATAGACAATATATTATTTCCTTCCTGCATCTAGCCTCTCAGTCTGTTGCGTATCTGAATTTACTGATTTATTATAGAAAAGTAGCAAGTTGCATCCACTAACTATCGCCCGATCAGGAGAGAGGGGACTAATTCTTGAAGTCTCAAAGTCTTTGAAGGGACAGGAAGGACAACTTCAACAAGTTTCTTCTATGAAACTCTGGTCTGGTTTCTGTAACTTCCTACTTGGATGATAATATGCGTGACTTCATGttttctttctccaagaggatTGATCTGGTTCTGTATTGCTATTGGGAAATTATATTAGAAGCTCTCTTCACATTTCTGTTCAACAATAATAAGCTATCCTTCCCTTAGAGGTAAGAAGATACATTAACCTCGTTCCACCCAGAGGAACGTGGGGCGGGGACTGGCAGGTCCGCCCCGCACTCTATGGAGCCATCAACTAGGCTCAGTTCTCAGCTATTGTTCATTTCTTACGACCAAATTAATGTAGTGTGTTTCTTTAGTAAGTGATCATTATATATCCATCAATGTGTGAATCTCGGCTGGAATATCATTTTATTTATCCAATCACTCATAGTTCCACTCTGCTCACCAAAAGTTATGATCTGTACTTTGCAGGTTATACGAAATCCTAGTAGCCCTATACACGTTTTTCTTCACTAGATTCTTAACTGCTGTGGTCGCAGAAGTTACCCACGCAAGAACAGGCTTATTAGGATATCAAAACCTCTCTGACTCTGCAACTTGAAGCGGAGCTTCAGCTTATTAACATGCTCTTAATGTTATGACCTGACCTGAGTCTAGAATTTGACCTTGTTATTATCTATCTCCTGTAGCAATAGCATCTTTGAGATGGTCCTTCGCAGTGCATGAGCGTTAGCTGGTTATAAGGAGCAAATGTAGTTTGAGCTTATAGTTTAGTTCTAAATAATTATACATGTCATTCAGATCTTCATCAAGTCTTCATCGGAGTTAATTTGCATATAAAATTATTTGTATCAGTATGATAATATAGACGTATGATTTTCGTCCATACCAATACACAATTATATTTGCTAGTAAAATCAAAAATTAGTTTGTCGTATGGATAGTATACCATCGTCGTTGCAGAGATACCGCGCGTTTATTTTGAGTTACCAAGCCGGAATGAGAATTCGTAGTCACCTGTATCTGTTCAGCGGCCTGGGCCTGGATCACGTGGTGGAGCAAAGAAATCAATCGCCAGCTAGGAGAGGAGGCCCCGCTGACCAAGAAACACGGTTTGAAGGCTCGTTCAGAAACCAGCCAAGCCAACCAACCATCACGCCACGCCGACGACCCTCGAGGCTCGAGTTTTGACAGCGGACGCCCGCGCCGACGACCCGGCCAGCCACCCGCTCGCCCTCCATGGCTCTGGCTCCcacgccgccgcagcagcggcCGACGATGCGCCACTCCTCGGCGttcctcctcccaccgccctcCCCGTCCTCCTCGCCCGCGCCCGGTGGCGGCCCCGCCGACGCCGCCACCGTCGCGCTCGTCGTCCTTAACCAGCCGCTGCCCCGCTTCGCGCCCCTCCTCTGGTCCCGCGGTAACCGCCCGGCGGCCCGTCTGCTCCTTTTGAAGTCCTTTTTTGCTTGCTGTAAGCCTGTAATCGCGCGCGCTGGCGTACGTTGCTGACTGACGGGCTCCCTGTTTTcctggcgcggcgggcggcctcCGTGTGGCTGAACCAGCGGCGCTGCGGGTGTGCGCGGACGGCGGCGCCAACCGCGTCTTCGACGGCATGCCGGAGCTGGTCCAAGGCCAGGACGCCGGCGAGGTCCGCGCGAGGTACGTGGTAACGACGCGCCCCCCGGTCCACGGATCTTCCCCTGCTTTCCGAATGCGATCTCTGTTGGAATCTTGCTGCGACATCAAGCATGCCCAGCGCGTGCTTGATGCAATGCTCGGGGAGAGTGGTGTGCTATGCCAACGCGTTGCCTGCTCtgctctggtgctgctgctgtgtGCATATCTGATTAGCAAGCGTAAAGGTTTCCGGTATCTTCGAGTAGAGCGGaattagttttttttttttctgattcTGCAAAAATCAGCTGCTACTACTAGTAGTGATGCTGCTGCTGGCGTTGGCTGGCACTTCTCGGTAAAACGGCAGCTTATTGGCTAAGATCTGCATTGCTGTTAGTAGTGGTAACTGCATTCACTTACTTATTTGCTATATCATGAACGAATATGCATAAGTCGCAATAAGCTCTTTCCTGTAAAGGCAAAAGGCTAGCAGTTACTTTGAATATTATTTCCATTGTGCATTTCAAACAGCTACCTAATGGAGCCTCATTTTTCTCTTACtgttttttttatttctttatGAAGGTACAAGCCAGATGTAATCAAAGGGGATATGGACTCAGTAAGACCAGAAGTGAAGGAATATTATTCCAACTTGGTAAACTGCTTTAAATTTACAATCCATAATTCAAAACTAGATACAAGGAAATAAATGAGGTTTGAGCTAGATTATTTGGTACATAGTAATCAGAGCCAGCCGATAAAATTCTCTCATTAATTTGCAATGATGGGCCGTATTCTGTGTTTTTCATTCACTGCAGATATTAATTCTGTTATTTACTATTCTTCATGCTAGAAAATGAAGGTATGTTTGATTGTGGGAAGCTTAGCTGTGGGTTATTACGAACACCATTAGTGGATCGTGAACTTAATAAAAAGAAAATGTATTTACATAATTCTTGGAAACATCTGCCCTCAGTACAACTGCTTGATAATAAGCTCGAGGACAAGAAGATCATAATAATTTAATTTTCTTAGCGACTCTTTTAGTTTTTGGCAATCGAGTTGACCTTTTCCTTGTACTAGTTTGTTCTTTTTGAGCATAACAAAATAATGATGGACTTGCACCTATCAAATGAAGATTTTATCCAAAAGTGGATAAACAACagtatctttttttttctgactTAGCACAATATTGGTGGAGGTATCTAGTTAAGATACAGCTAATTGATTGCGGTTATAGTATCAGCTTTAACATAATGGTTGCAGATTCTTGTGACCTTGACAATTTGTTTTTTTCTGTCCAGCAAAAAGTGCATCTCTATCATTTGTGTCATTGATGTTGTTATATCAAATATTTAGTCTTATTGCATAAAATGTTTTTCAATATGTACATTAGTATTTGATCTTCAGTTTCATGCAGGGTTTTCTCAAAACAAACTCTTATCTTACAGCATATCTTCTGAAACAGTTCTCTTGTGTTATCAACTGCAGGGTACCAAAATAGTTGATGAGTCACATGATCAGGACACCACTGATTTACACAAATGTATATCTTTTATAGCTAAGAATTCAACTGTTGCAGACAAATCTAACGTATGCTGATTTCCTTACTTCCAGCTTTATAATGCAGTTTGTTACTAACAATTGATGGAAGAACAACCCCGTCTTTACAAAATTTATTGCCATGTCTTTTCTGCAGCTCTGCATCCTTGTCCTTGGTGCGTTAGGAGGAAGGTTTGATCATGAGATGGGAAATATCAATGTACTTCATATATTCCCAAACATTAATATCATCCTCCTATCGAATGATTGTCTGATCTTTCTCCTCCCAAGAACACACGCCCATGAGATCCACGTTGAACGGTCGATTGAAGGCCCCCACTGTGGGTTGATCCCAATTGGGATgccgtcaactagcaccacgaCCACTGGACTCCGGTGGAATTTAGGTGAGTGTCGTCCTTATCTTGCATGGCGGATTGAGCTATACCAGCATGAGCTATGGAGGATTGATCTTTACAATGTGTTTCATTTGTACAGACAATACCAGCATGAGCTATGGAGGATTGATCAGCACGTCAAACATCACGGAAGAGGACAAGGTGACGGTCACCTCAGCGTCCGATCTTATCTGGACAATATCGCTCCAGAACTGAATCTACAGAGTACCATTATCTGTACCAATACAAGGTTCCTATTTTGTCTCATGTGTTCTGCACCACGGAGATGTACCTGATTACTACCAGCAGAAAGGACAATATATTCCGTTGCCCTTGATGTTGCAAACCTGATAGAGAGTTATTATATGTAATTTGGCGGTTCTGATTAACAAGATATGGCTTTGTGTTTGCAAAAAGTTCAACTATGTGTAATGGGCTATTGAAGTATCTGTTGTGCCAAGAACCAGTTTCCCAAATACTCTTCCAAGCAAAGCTCTCTTCTACACAGAAGTGACTTAACAACTGCTGCGCCAGAGATGAGATTTTCAGATCAACACTATATGTTTTGATGATCTGGTCTGATCCAAAAATCAATAATTACATATTTGCGCTGGGAAATTTCTCAAATAGTATTTTAATTACTCTTGTGATGGTTTGTGTTTGTTTAATTAACGCTGCGGGTATTATTTGGTTGGTGTGGTAGCTTTTAGCATGACTATTATTTATTTTACATATAGTTATACAATACGGTTTTAAATGCTGCATGTACTCCCTCCGGTTCCATAAGTAGATCGCTTTAGGATCTCTTTAGCTCAACTCGTCAATCCATGAAAAGTTAAATAATAACATAGATTGAAAATACATGGTTGATGTTACAAGATTCATCATGGAATACATGGTTGATGTTACAAGAT from Panicum hallii strain FIL2 chromosome 3, PHallii_v3.1, whole genome shotgun sequence encodes:
- the LOC112886346 gene encoding thiamine pyrophosphokinase 3-like is translated as MALAPTPPQQRPTMRHSSAFLLPPPSPSSSPAPGGGPADAATVALVVLNQPLPRFAPLLWSRAALRVCADGGANRVFDGMPELVQGQDAGEVRARYKPDVIKGDMDSVRPEVKEYYSNLGTKIVDESHDQDTTDLHKCISFIAKNSTVADKSNLCILVLGALGGRFDHEMGNINVLHIFPNINIILLSNDCLIFLLPRTHAHEIHVERSIEGPHCGLIPIGMPSTSTTTTGLRWNLDNTSMSYGGLISTSNITEEDKVTVTSASDLIWTISLQN